In uncultured Bacteroides sp., the following proteins share a genomic window:
- a CDS encoding adenine phosphoribosyltransferase, whose translation MNREKLIKSIRNVPNFPIPGIQFKDETTLFKDPDCLKELSDELYEMYKDKGITIVAGIESRGFIMGPILAARLGAGFVPIRKPGKLPAETLEESYNKEYGTDTIQVHKDAICEDDVVLLHDDLLATGGTMKAAIKLTKRFNPKAVYVNFIIELKELNGRAIFSEEDNIEAVLVL comes from the coding sequence ATGAACAGAGAAAAGCTTATTAAGAGCATTAGAAATGTACCCAATTTCCCTATTCCCGGGATTCAGTTTAAAGATGAAACTACACTGTTTAAAGACCCTGATTGTTTAAAGGAACTTTCAGACGAATTATACGAAATGTATAAGGACAAAGGCATAACAATAGTTGCAGGTATAGAATCAAGAGGATTTATTATGGGCCCTATTCTGGCTGCGAGATTAGGCGCAGGATTTGTGCCTATCCGTAAACCGGGTAAACTGCCTGCAGAAACTTTGGAAGAAAGTTATAATAAAGAATACGGCACCGATACCATTCAGGTTCATAAGGACGCAATTTGTGAAGACGATGTAGTTTTACTGCACGATGACTTACTTGCTACAGGCGGAACAATGAAAGCAGCTATTAAATTAACCAAGAGATTTAATCCAAAAGCTGTTTATGTAAATTTCATCATTGAATTAAAAGAGTTGAACGGACGTGCAATCTTCAGCGAAGAAGATAATATTGAAGCCGTTTTAGTTCTTTAA
- the uvrC gene encoding excinuclease ABC subunit UvrC — protein MEPQELNTSDYLKGIVQNLPEGPGIYQYLNSEGTIIYVGKAKNLKRRVYSYFSKEHEPGKTRILVSKIADIRYIVVNTEEDALLLENNLIKKYKPRYNVLLKDDKTYPSICVSNEYFPRVFKTRRVIRDGSTYYGPYSHAPSMNALLDLVKHLYPIRTCHLNLTPENIRAGKFKVCLEYHIKNCAGPCVGLMTHDEYLKNIAGVKEILKGNTQEISKSLFQKMQDLAMDLKFEEAQKVKEKYELIENYRAKSEVVNSILHNIDVFSIADDEKSAFINYLHITNGSINQAFTFEYKKRLNETTEELLSLGIIEMRERYKSLSREIIVPFEMDIELNNVVFTVPQRGDKKKLLELSQMNVKQYKVDRLKQAEKLNPEQRSIRIMKKMQSDFHLKDLPMHIECFDNSNIQGAYPVASCVVFKKAKPSKKDYRHFNIKTVEGPNDFASMEEIVYRRYKRLLEEEQPLPQLVIVDGGKGQLSSAQKIFNELNLTGRVTLIGIAKKLEEIFFPGDPYPLYLDKNSESLKVIQHLRDEAHRFGITFHRNKRSKGQTTSALDEIKGIGEKTKTALLKEFKSVKRIQEASIEELSAIVGEAKAKNILDNLSK, from the coding sequence ATGGAACCTCAGGAGCTAAATACTTCAGATTATTTAAAGGGGATCGTACAGAATCTTCCTGAAGGACCTGGAATTTATCAGTATTTAAACTCTGAAGGTACCATTATCTATGTTGGAAAGGCTAAAAATCTTAAAAGAAGGGTTTATTCCTACTTCAGCAAAGAGCACGAACCAGGAAAGACAAGGATTCTGGTTAGCAAGATTGCAGATATTCGCTATATAGTAGTAAATACAGAAGAAGATGCATTATTGCTGGAAAATAATCTGATAAAGAAATACAAGCCCCGCTACAACGTACTCCTAAAAGACGATAAAACCTACCCTTCTATTTGCGTAAGCAATGAATATTTTCCCCGTGTCTTTAAAACAAGAAGAGTAATCCGCGACGGCTCCACTTATTACGGCCCTTACAGCCACGCACCGTCAATGAACGCTTTGCTAGACCTTGTAAAGCACTTATATCCCATCAGAACCTGCCATTTAAACCTTACTCCCGAGAATATTCGTGCGGGCAAATTCAAAGTCTGCCTGGAATACCATATTAAAAACTGCGCAGGCCCTTGCGTAGGATTAATGACGCACGATGAATATTTAAAGAATATTGCAGGGGTTAAAGAGATTCTGAAGGGGAATACTCAGGAAATAAGCAAATCTTTATTCCAGAAGATGCAAGATTTAGCAATGGATTTAAAGTTTGAAGAGGCGCAGAAAGTAAAGGAGAAGTATGAATTAATAGAGAATTACCGTGCAAAATCAGAAGTCGTAAACTCTATTCTTCACAATATCGACGTATTCTCTATTGCCGACGATGAGAAATCGGCCTTTATCAATTACTTGCATATTACCAACGGAAGCATTAATCAGGCTTTTACTTTCGAGTACAAAAAGCGTCTTAACGAGACTACCGAAGAACTACTATCTCTTGGTATTATAGAAATGCGCGAAAGATATAAGAGCCTTTCACGGGAAATAATTGTTCCTTTTGAGATGGACATAGAACTCAATAATGTTGTTTTCACCGTTCCACAGAGAGGGGATAAAAAGAAACTGCTTGAACTTTCGCAGATGAACGTGAAGCAATACAAGGTAGACCGGTTAAAACAAGCTGAAAAGCTGAATCCGGAACAGCGCAGCATCAGGATTATGAAGAAGATGCAGAGCGATTTCCACCTGAAAGACCTTCCAATGCATATAGAATGCTTTGATAACTCTAATATTCAGGGCGCATATCCGGTTGCTTCCTGCGTAGTATTTAAGAAAGCTAAGCCATCAAAGAAAGACTATCGCCACTTCAACATTAAGACTGTAGAAGGGCCTAATGACTTTGCATCTATGGAAGAGATTGTTTACAGGCGATATAAGCGATTATTAGAAGAAGAGCAGCCATTACCTCAGTTAGTCATCGTAGACGGTGGTAAAGGGCAGCTAAGTTCGGCTCAGAAGATATTTAATGAGCTTAATCTAACTGGTCGTGTTACGCTGATTGGTATTGCCAAAAAGCTGGAAGAGATATTCTTCCCGGGCGATCCCTACCCTCTTTATCTGGATAAAAACTCAGAAAGCCTCAAAGTAATTCAGCATTTACGCGATGAAGCGCACCGTTTTGGCATTACTTTCCACAGAAATAAACGAAGCAAAGGGCAAACTACGTCGGCTCTCGATGAAATAAAAGGCATCGGAGAAAAGACAAAAACCGCTCTTCTAAAAGAATTCAAGAGCGTAAAACGCATTCAGGAAGCTTCTATTGAAGAGCTTTCGGCCATTGTTGGCGAGGCTAAAGCTAAAAATATCCTGGATAACTTATCAAAATAA
- a CDS encoding nucleoside recognition domain-containing protein, whose protein sequence is MVLNYIWIAFFVIAFVVALIRLIFLGDTQVFTEIMNSTFSSSKTAFDISLGLTGILSLWLGIMKIGEKGGLIATLSRWLSPVFCKLFPDIPKGHPVMGAIFMNISANMLGLDNAATPLGLKAMKELQELNKDKKTASNPMIMFLVLNTSGLTLIPISIMVYRAQLGAAQPTDIFIPIMIATFCAAIAGVISVSLFQRINLFNKTILAFIGAISTFIGGVIYLFSAMSKEEISTYSTLFANIFLFSVILTFLTSGIRKKINVYETFVEGAKEGFSTAVRIIPYLVAILVGVAVFRASGAMDLIIQGIEYLFKLSGLDTSFVGGLPVALMKPLSGSGARGLMVDAMKTYGADSFVGRLSCIFQGSTDTTFYILAVYFGSVGIRKTRHAVACGLIADLAGVIAAISVCYFFFY, encoded by the coding sequence ATGGTATTAAATTACATCTGGATCGCTTTCTTCGTAATTGCGTTCGTCGTAGCTTTGATAAGATTAATCTTTTTAGGAGACACTCAGGTCTTTACTGAAATTATGAATTCCACTTTCAGTTCTTCAAAGACGGCATTTGATATTTCTTTAGGGTTAACGGGAATACTCTCCCTCTGGCTAGGTATAATGAAAATTGGAGAAAAAGGGGGATTAATTGCAACTCTTTCCCGTTGGCTTAGCCCAGTATTCTGCAAATTATTCCCAGACATCCCCAAAGGACATCCGGTAATGGGAGCTATTTTTATGAATATCTCGGCAAATATGCTGGGACTTGATAATGCCGCCACGCCTCTGGGGTTAAAAGCAATGAAAGAATTGCAAGAACTAAACAAGGATAAAAAGACAGCAAGCAATCCAATGATTATGTTTCTTGTGCTTAACACCTCGGGATTAACATTGATTCCTATCAGCATTATGGTTTACCGGGCACAACTAGGAGCTGCCCAGCCAACGGATATTTTCATCCCAATCATGATTGCTACTTTTTGCGCTGCTATTGCCGGTGTAATATCTGTAAGCCTTTTCCAGAGAATTAATCTGTTTAACAAAACAATCTTAGCTTTTATCGGTGCAATAAGCACATTCATTGGAGGGGTTATCTACCTTTTTAGTGCTATGTCGAAAGAAGAGATAAGTACTTATTCTACGCTTTTTGCTAATATATTTCTTTTTTCGGTAATTCTTACCTTTCTGACTTCAGGAATCAGAAAGAAAATAAATGTATATGAAACTTTCGTGGAAGGTGCAAAAGAAGGATTCTCCACGGCAGTAAGAATCATTCCTTATTTGGTGGCAATTCTTGTGGGTGTAGCCGTATTCAGAGCATCAGGCGCTATGGATCTGATTATTCAGGGAATTGAATATCTATTTAAGCTTAGCGGTTTAGACACAAGTTTTGTAGGCGGACTCCCCGTCGCTCTGATGAAACCTTTAAGCGGAAGTGGTGCACGTGGATTAATGGTAGATGCAATGAAAACATATGGAGCCGACTCTTTTGTGGGACGACTTTCATGTATATTTCAAGGTTCTACTGACACCACATTCTACATCCTTGCAGTATATTTTGGTAGTGTAGGAATCAGAAAGACAAGACATGCAGTAGCTTGCGGGTTAATTGCGGATCTTGCCGGAGTAATTGCTGCAATTTCAGTTTGTTATTTTTTCTTTTATTAA
- the mnmG gene encoding tRNA uridine-5-carboxymethylaminomethyl(34) synthesis enzyme MnmG, with protein sequence MDFKYDVIVIGAGHAGCEAAAAAANLGSKTCLITMDMNKIGQMSCNPAVGGIAKGQIVREIDALGGYMGLVTDKTAIQFRMLNRSKGPAMWSPRAQCDRNKFIWTWREILENIPNLNIWQDTVKEIIVENGEIVGLKTYMDVEFRAKCVVLTAGTFLNGLMHIGKTQLPGGRMAEPASYLLTESIAKQGVKFGRMKTGTPVRIDGRSVNYELMGTQDGETDFHKFSYMTTPTKHLKQLECWTCYTNEEVHQVLRDGLPDSPLFNGQIQSIGPRYCPSIETKIVTFPDKQQHQLFLEPEGETTKELYLNGFSSSLPLDIQIKALKKIPAFKDLVLYRPGYAIEYDYFDPTQLKHTLESKIIGNLFFAGQVNGTTGYEEAGGQGIIAGINGHQNCHGGEPFILGRDEAYIGVLIDDLVTKGVDEPYRMFTSRAEYRILLRQDDADMRLTERSYNLGLAKSDRYALLTKKREEIKRIMDFARDYSAKPAFINDALENLGTTPLRQGCKLIDLINRPQITLESISNYIPAFKEELNKIEEREEEIKEAAEILIKYEGYINREKLIADKIERLETIKIRGKFDYNSINSISTEARQKLIKIDPETIAQASRIPGISPSDINVLLVLLRK encoded by the coding sequence ATGGATTTTAAGTACGACGTAATTGTTATCGGAGCGGGACATGCCGGTTGCGAGGCTGCAGCTGCGGCCGCAAATCTAGGATCAAAGACATGCCTTATCACGATGGACATGAATAAAATTGGCCAGATGAGCTGCAATCCTGCAGTAGGTGGTATTGCTAAAGGACAGATTGTCCGTGAAATTGATGCCTTAGGTGGCTATATGGGATTAGTAACAGACAAAACTGCTATACAATTCCGCATGCTTAACCGGTCAAAAGGGCCTGCAATGTGGAGCCCACGTGCCCAATGTGATAGAAATAAGTTCATTTGGACCTGGAGAGAGATTTTGGAAAATATACCAAACCTCAACATCTGGCAAGACACAGTTAAGGAAATCATCGTTGAAAACGGAGAAATTGTAGGTTTAAAGACTTATATGGATGTTGAATTCCGGGCCAAATGTGTTGTTCTCACAGCAGGAACTTTCCTGAACGGGTTGATGCATATTGGCAAAACACAACTTCCCGGAGGAAGAATGGCCGAACCAGCATCTTATCTTTTAACCGAATCCATCGCAAAACAGGGTGTTAAGTTCGGGAGGATGAAAACAGGAACTCCGGTTCGTATAGACGGGCGAAGTGTGAATTATGAATTAATGGGAACCCAAGATGGAGAGACTGATTTCCATAAATTCTCATATATGACTACTCCGACAAAGCATTTGAAACAATTGGAATGCTGGACATGCTATACCAATGAAGAAGTGCACCAGGTTTTAAGAGATGGATTACCAGATTCTCCCCTATTCAACGGACAGATTCAAAGTATTGGACCTAGATATTGCCCTAGTATAGAAACTAAGATTGTTACTTTCCCAGATAAACAACAACATCAGCTATTCCTTGAACCTGAAGGAGAAACTACGAAAGAGCTCTATTTGAATGGCTTTTCGTCTTCTCTTCCATTAGATATTCAGATAAAAGCTCTGAAAAAAATCCCTGCATTTAAAGATTTAGTTCTATATCGTCCGGGATACGCCATTGAATATGATTACTTCGACCCTACTCAATTAAAACATACGTTGGAATCGAAGATAATTGGAAACTTATTCTTTGCGGGACAGGTTAACGGAACAACCGGATACGAGGAAGCCGGCGGACAAGGAATCATTGCCGGAATAAATGGACACCAGAATTGTCACGGTGGCGAACCTTTCATTTTAGGAAGAGATGAAGCATATATTGGCGTTTTAATCGATGACTTGGTAACAAAAGGAGTTGATGAGCCCTACAGAATGTTTACTTCAAGAGCTGAATACCGCATTTTACTCCGTCAGGATGATGCTGATATGCGATTAACTGAAAGATCTTACAACCTTGGTCTTGCAAAGAGCGACCGCTATGCTCTATTAACTAAGAAAAGGGAAGAAATAAAACGCATTATGGATTTTGCACGCGATTATTCTGCAAAGCCTGCTTTTATAAATGACGCTCTTGAAAACCTTGGAACAACACCTTTGAGACAAGGATGCAAACTGATTGATTTGATTAATCGTCCTCAGATTACTCTTGAAAGCATCTCGAATTATATACCTGCCTTCAAAGAAGAGCTAAACAAGATTGAAGAAAGAGAAGAAGAAATAAAAGAAGCTGCAGAGATTTTGATTAAGTATGAAGGATACATCAATCGTGAGAAATTAATTGCCGACAAAATTGAAAGATTGGAAACAATCAAGATTAGAGGAAAGTTTGACTATAACTCCATCAATTCTATTTCTACAGAGGCAAGACAAAAGCTTATCAAGATTGATCCGGAGACCATTGCTCAGGCAAGCAGAATCCCCGGCATCTCTCCAAGCGATATAAACGTATTACTGGTACTTTTAAGGAAATAA
- a CDS encoding transposase, translated as MNQSISTVGKVTTNKPIYVNVNKKKSTISFKLHIPHYRQDRVSISGKSYTVELSRNSNSSRCPACGCLSQSLHGHYIRQLQGSEIFNHPLTLRVKTRKFRCRNEHCLRKVFSEDHSCLASPYGRNTLEVEERIREVSLKVTSRTASELLHGQNIFCSQSACLRSAHKELPSKSSNSLPVAIGIDDFAQKKGHIYGSVIVDQMTHRPIAVLPCREGDELEQFLRNNPQIQYITRDRGRNFVEAINRILPGVTQICDRFHLIKNLVDALTEEIASLSRLSVHKQTYSYPSTEECRTKIMEALYGLGDARHRHKLNLFVQADSLIRKGMSISETARQLGVHSQVIWRLVRHHTGKDYMSAQQKSILKHVDELALEISHGCTDIKKLKKKMESKMDTIAISAATIGIRNKIKQELREIRKYNKNIAERKNKKHASIRSIRRFILKGESAVQSLTALLKNPLIKQVITLGLRFREMIKGNPKQWSLENWIKQAMECDSKAMKTFACGIKADQQAVQNAMDIYLNNGLLEGTVNKIKAIKRQMFNRASYRLLNVKLIAFKT; from the coding sequence ATGAATCAAAGCATATCTACAGTTGGCAAAGTTACTACAAATAAGCCTATTTACGTCAATGTTAACAAAAAGAAATCAACTATATCTTTTAAACTTCATATTCCCCATTATCGCCAGGATAGAGTCTCTATAAGTGGAAAATCGTACACTGTAGAATTGTCCCGTAACTCTAATAGTAGCCGCTGTCCGGCCTGTGGTTGTTTGAGTCAAAGCTTACATGGGCACTATATACGCCAACTTCAGGGCTCAGAAATATTTAATCATCCCCTGACTCTACGGGTCAAAACCCGCAAATTTCGTTGCCGAAATGAGCATTGTCTCCGCAAGGTCTTTAGTGAGGACCATTCCTGCCTGGCTTCTCCCTATGGCCGCAACACTCTGGAGGTAGAGGAACGTATCCGTGAAGTATCTCTAAAAGTCACATCCCGTACTGCCAGTGAGCTTTTACACGGGCAGAACATCTTCTGCAGTCAATCTGCCTGTCTACGGAGTGCTCACAAGGAATTGCCCTCAAAAAGTAGTAATTCTCTACCTGTGGCTATAGGTATAGATGACTTTGCACAGAAGAAAGGGCATATATATGGGAGTGTTATTGTAGACCAGATGACCCATCGTCCCATTGCGGTACTTCCTTGCCGGGAGGGGGATGAATTAGAGCAGTTCTTGCGAAATAATCCTCAGATACAATATATAACCCGAGACCGGGGGCGAAACTTTGTTGAAGCTATTAATCGTATCCTACCCGGTGTTACCCAAATCTGTGACAGATTCCATTTGATAAAGAATCTGGTGGATGCTCTGACGGAAGAAATAGCCTCATTATCGCGGCTAAGTGTACATAAGCAAACTTATTCTTATCCCTCCACGGAAGAATGCAGAACCAAAATCATGGAAGCTCTTTATGGCCTGGGGGATGCCAGACATCGACATAAACTGAACCTGTTTGTGCAAGCAGATAGCCTTATCAGAAAAGGAATGAGCATTTCAGAAACAGCCCGCCAATTAGGAGTGCATTCACAGGTTATCTGGCGTTTGGTACGTCACCATACAGGCAAGGATTATATGTCTGCGCAGCAAAAGAGTATATTAAAACATGTCGATGAACTGGCTTTGGAAATCAGCCATGGATGTACGGATATAAAGAAATTGAAGAAGAAAATGGAAAGCAAAATGGATACGATTGCAATCTCGGCTGCCACGATAGGAATCAGAAACAAAATAAAGCAAGAGCTACGGGAAATCAGGAAATATAACAAAAATATAGCTGAAAGGAAAAACAAAAAACATGCATCAATAAGGAGTATACGGAGATTTATATTGAAAGGGGAATCCGCCGTGCAAAGTCTTACTGCTTTATTGAAGAATCCATTAATAAAACAGGTCATAACATTAGGATTGAGATTCAGGGAAATGATAAAAGGAAATCCCAAGCAATGGTCTCTGGAAAATTGGATAAAACAGGCTATGGAATGTGATTCAAAAGCCATGAAGACATTTGCTTGTGGAATAAAAGCAGACCAACAAGCGGTGCAAAATGCAATGGATATTTATTTGAACAACGGACTCTTGGAAGGAACTGTCAATAAAATAAAGGCCATCAAAAGGCAGATGTTTAATAGGGCAAGCTATAGACTACTTAATGTCAAACTCATTGCGTTTAAAACCTAA
- the dtd gene encoding D-aminoacyl-tRNA deacylase, which translates to MRAVIQRVSHASVTINGTCKSAVKEGLLVLVGIEEADGQEDIEWLCKKIVNLRIFDDENGVMNKSVLDIDGEILVISQFTLHASTKKGNRPSYIKAAKHEISVPLYETFCNELSISLGKEVGTGEFGADMKVELLNNGPVTIWMDTKNKE; encoded by the coding sequence ATGAGAGCTGTAATACAACGCGTCAGCCATGCCTCTGTCACGATTAACGGGACATGCAAATCTGCTGTTAAAGAGGGATTGCTGGTACTGGTGGGCATTGAGGAAGCCGATGGGCAGGAAGACATAGAATGGCTATGCAAAAAGATCGTCAACCTGAGAATTTTTGACGATGAAAATGGAGTGATGAACAAATCTGTGCTTGATATTGACGGAGAAATTCTTGTTATCAGCCAGTTTACACTTCATGCATCAACTAAAAAAGGGAATCGCCCTTCCTACATCAAGGCGGCAAAACACGAGATTTCCGTGCCTCTTTACGAGACTTTCTGCAATGAATTAAGCATTTCTCTGGGAAAGGAAGTGGGCACAGGCGAGTTTGGCGCCGACATGAAAGTGGAGCTTTTAAATAACGGTCCGGTAACAATCTGGATGGACACTAAAAACAAGGAATAA
- a CDS encoding helix-turn-helix domain-containing protein, which translates to MQSLFKQFVAQLGLLKEKGTLQADVIAGLGHSMINLNQEAHIYKTVLYNLDSKQIYLDSSLSLIKLSSMVGTNTTYLSNSINKYFGCNFKTLINRYRIEYCKNLLGTSPISVSIKEISKECGFSSVSAFYASFKKITGISPVQYRMLIIYRNEANVEPEKEL; encoded by the coding sequence ATGCAAAGTCTATTTAAACAGTTTGTAGCGCAGTTAGGTTTGTTAAAAGAAAAGGGTACCCTTCAAGCCGATGTTATTGCTGGTCTAGGCCATTCTATGATTAATTTAAATCAAGAAGCGCATATTTATAAAACGGTACTTTATAATTTGGATTCTAAACAAATCTATTTAGATTCCTCTTTGTCACTAATAAAGCTTAGTTCTATGGTCGGAACTAATACCACTTACTTATCAAATTCTATTAATAAGTATTTTGGTTGCAATTTCAAAACTCTAATTAATAGATATAGAATTGAATACTGCAAAAACTTGTTGGGAACTAGTCCTATATCTGTCTCAATAAAAGAGATCTCAAAAGAATGTGGATTTTCTTCTGTTAGTGCGTTTTATGCATCATTTAAAAAAATAACAGGCATTTCTCCGGTACAATATCGGATGCTGATAATTTATAGAAATGAGGCAAATGTAGAACCAGAAAAAGAATTGTAA
- a CDS encoding nucleotide pyrophosphohydrolase: MTLEEAQKEVDKWIKTYGVRYFSELTNMAILTEEVGELARVIARKYGDQSFKEGEECNLADEMTDVLWVLLCLANQTGVDLTEAFKRNLEKKTKRDNERHINNPKLTDNGK, translated from the coding sequence ATGACACTGGAAGAAGCACAAAAAGAGGTCGACAAGTGGATTAAAACATACGGAGTGCGCTACTTTAGCGAGCTCACAAATATGGCAATTCTGACCGAAGAAGTGGGAGAATTAGCCCGGGTTATTGCTCGTAAATACGGAGATCAGTCCTTTAAAGAGGGCGAAGAATGCAACCTGGCCGATGAAATGACCGATGTGCTTTGGGTACTTCTTTGTCTGGCAAACCAGACAGGTGTAGACCTCACCGAGGCATTTAAAAGAAACCTGGAAAAGAAAACAAAAAGAGATAACGAAAGACATATAAACAATCCTAAACTTACAGATAATGGAAAATAA
- the deoC gene encoding deoxyribose-phosphate aldolase has product MENNEVEKSKYEIALEKYNTEINDSDIKAKVAAIIANKVPKNNTPEVKKFLFHCIDLTTLKTTDNEDSVMKFTEKVNKFADEYGDLDNVAAICVYPNMAQVVSDTLEADGVKIAAVSGGFPSSQTFIEVKIAETAMAIMDGANEIDIVISVGKFLSGDYETMCDEIQELKDTCKENHLKVILETGALGSASNIKKASILSIYAGADFIKTSTGKENPAATPEAAYVMCEAIKEYYEETGNKIGFKPAGGINTVNDALTYYSIVKEILGQEWLTNELFRLGTSRLANLLLSDIKGEEIKFF; this is encoded by the coding sequence ATGGAAAATAATGAAGTAGAAAAAAGTAAGTATGAAATTGCTTTAGAGAAGTACAATACCGAGATAAACGACAGCGATATTAAGGCTAAAGTTGCCGCTATAATTGCGAATAAAGTACCCAAAAACAACACACCTGAAGTAAAGAAATTCCTCTTCCACTGTATTGATCTTACCACTCTTAAGACTACAGACAACGAAGACAGCGTAATGAAATTCACTGAAAAAGTGAATAAGTTTGCCGATGAATACGGAGACCTTGACAATGTTGCCGCGATCTGTGTTTATCCCAATATGGCACAAGTTGTAAGTGATACTCTGGAGGCCGACGGAGTTAAGATTGCTGCTGTAAGCGGCGGATTCCCCTCTTCGCAAACCTTTATAGAAGTGAAGATTGCTGAAACGGCAATGGCCATTATGGATGGTGCAAATGAGATAGATATTGTTATCTCTGTTGGTAAATTCCTCAGCGGAGACTACGAAACAATGTGTGATGAGATTCAGGAATTAAAGGATACCTGCAAGGAAAATCACCTGAAAGTGATCCTCGAAACAGGTGCTCTTGGCAGTGCTTCGAACATCAAGAAAGCCTCTATCCTATCCATCTATGCAGGCGCCGATTTCATTAAAACATCTACAGGAAAAGAGAACCCAGCTGCAACACCTGAGGCTGCATACGTAATGTGTGAGGCTATCAAGGAATACTACGAAGAAACTGGAAATAAGATCGGTTTTAAACCCGCTGGAGGCATTAATACTGTTAACGATGCCCTTACATACTACAGCATCGTAAAAGAGATTCTGGGACAAGAATGGCTAACCAACGAGCTTTTCCGTTTGGGTACAAGTCGCCTTGCCAACCTTTTACTTTCTGACATCAAAGGTGAGGAAATCAAATTCTTCTAA
- the ybeY gene encoding rRNA maturation RNase YbeY, whose translation MAISYQTDGVKMPVIKKRETTSWIKAVANMHEKKIGEIAYIFCSDEKILEVNREYLQHDYYTDIITFDYCEDNVLSGDIFISLDTVKSNSEQFKTTYDEELHRTIIHGILHLCGINDKGEGEREIMEAAENKALALLKD comes from the coding sequence ATGGCTATAAGTTATCAAACAGACGGAGTTAAAATGCCCGTCATAAAAAAAAGAGAAACCACTTCGTGGATCAAAGCAGTGGCCAACATGCATGAAAAGAAAATTGGTGAAATCGCCTATATTTTCTGCTCTGATGAAAAAATTCTCGAAGTAAATCGTGAATACCTTCAGCATGATTATTACACAGACATAATCACTTTCGATTATTGTGAAGACAATGTCTTATCTGGAGATATATTTATCAGTCTGGATACGGTTAAAAGCAATTCAGAGCAATTTAAAACCACTTATGATGAAGAACTTCATCGCACAATCATCCATGGAATCCTCCATCTATGTGGTATTAATGACAAAGGAGAAGGTGAGCGCGAAATAATGGAAGCCGCAGAGAATAAAGCACTGGCTTTATTGAAGGACTAA